In one Roseburia intestinalis L1-82 genomic region, the following are encoded:
- a CDS encoding spore cortex-lytic protein encodes MTAKKETVLSPEPVHNFKDHREIIARKRRKANRRREVFLARLAAGAALVLVVTVTVSLVSCSKKKEPVNAPAAETTETPQETTLIIQDETQPDGYYFAYLTEDGEPHAVNMEELARSWASETGFELRYELTDAERYEVAQIVTAEAEGEPLAGKIAICQCILQACEDDGIRPAEAAARYSYSKKRPEPSTEAMQAVRYVFDFGMIASTEPIKYFYNPDLVASKFHESQRYIMTINNHRFYAEKEE; translated from the coding sequence GTGACCGCGAAGAAGGAGACGGTGCTCTCGCCTGAGCCCGTCCATAATTTCAAAGATCACAGAGAAATTATAGCACGAAAACGCAGAAAAGCCAATAGGCGCCGCGAGGTTTTCCTCGCCAGACTGGCAGCAGGCGCCGCTCTGGTGCTCGTTGTGACCGTTACCGTGAGTCTGGTATCTTGCAGCAAGAAAAAAGAACCGGTAAACGCTCCGGCAGCAGAAACAACAGAGACACCGCAGGAGACTACTCTCATAATTCAGGACGAAACGCAGCCGGACGGCTACTACTTCGCATATCTGACAGAGGACGGGGAACCTCACGCGGTAAACATGGAGGAGCTCGCGAGATCGTGGGCCTCTGAGACCGGTTTTGAACTCCGGTACGAACTGACAGACGCCGAGCGCTACGAGGTGGCCCAGATCGTCACAGCAGAGGCCGAGGGCGAACCGCTGGCGGGTAAAATTGCAATTTGCCAGTGTATCCTGCAGGCGTGCGAGGACGACGGGATCCGACCGGCAGAGGCAGCAGCCCGCTACTCCTATTCCAAGAAAAGACCGGAGCCGTCAACGGAGGCAATGCAGGCCGTTCGGTATGTGTTTGACTTCGGAATGATAGCAAGCACCGAGCCGATCAAATACTTTTACAATCCCGATCTTGTGGCGAGTAAGTTCCACGAGTCACAGCGCTACATAATGACAATTAACAACCACCGCTTCTATGCGGAGAAGGAGGAATAA
- a CDS encoding DNA cytosine methyltransferase — protein sequence MQPIVNDFFCGCGGMGVGFLNAGYKIAGAWDFDKYAVQSYDHNVGHHVKQADIKEMTWQDVPFAHVWAFGFPCQDLSVAGKQAGLLLKCQDCDSDFAIDPSNFTGQTTCPNCGSKNYKAASRSGCFYEIMRLIDETREHAPNSLPAVLVAENVKGLTPYIPVLTAELKQRGYIAHVKLYNSKFWNVAQNRERYYIAATRDDLPDVLQMPAQNEDPENVPKLSLFLDDNVPERFYIPNEKAQKIIEQALKRLETLGKVHATITPDRIEKRQNGRRAKDDEDPMFTLTAQDLHGVIIQTEEDDENGVIVSEICTETGLLDPNGCGKTLRVGGGGR from the coding sequence ATGCAACCGATAGTAAATGACTTTTTCTGCGGCTGCGGAGGCATGGGCGTCGGGTTCCTCAATGCTGGCTACAAAATAGCCGGTGCGTGGGATTTTGACAAATATGCGGTGCAGAGCTACGACCACAATGTCGGACACCATGTAAAGCAGGCAGATATTAAAGAAATGACATGGCAGGACGTCCCTTTTGCTCATGTTTGGGCTTTTGGGTTCCCTTGCCAAGATCTGAGCGTCGCCGGTAAACAAGCCGGGCTACTGCTTAAATGCCAAGATTGTGACAGCGATTTTGCTATTGATCCGAGTAATTTCACAGGGCAGACAACCTGCCCGAATTGCGGCTCGAAAAACTATAAAGCGGCCAGCCGCTCCGGGTGCTTTTATGAAATAATGCGCCTGATTGACGAAACCAGAGAACACGCACCGAACTCACTCCCAGCCGTGCTCGTTGCGGAAAATGTAAAGGGCTTAACTCCATACATTCCAGTGCTTACAGCAGAATTAAAACAGCGCGGATATATCGCTCATGTTAAATTATACAATTCAAAATTCTGGAATGTGGCCCAGAACCGGGAACGCTACTACATAGCAGCCACCAGAGACGACCTGCCGGACGTTTTACAAATGCCAGCGCAAAACGAAGATCCTGAAAATGTTCCCAAACTGTCGCTTTTTCTGGACGATAACGTCCCTGAGAGGTTTTACATTCCAAACGAGAAAGCCCAGAAAATCATCGAGCAGGCTCTCAAAAGGCTGGAGACTCTCGGAAAAGTACACGCAACCATTACGCCAGACCGTATCGAGAAAAGGCAGAACGGTCGGCGAGCCAAAGACGACGAAGATCCGATGTTTACGCTTACAGCTCAGGATCTCCACGGCGTAATTATTCAAACTGAGGAGGACGACGAAAACGGCGTTATTGTCTCCGAGATATGCACCGAGACCGGCCTACTGGATCCAAACGGTTGCGGCAAAACCCTTCGAGTTGGCGGGGGGGGTCGTTGA
- a CDS encoding DUF4236 domain-containing protein has protein sequence MGMRFRKSKKIAPGVRLNLSAKSASVSIGPKGFKKTFSTSGRVTTTVGIPGTGLSYSTSKKTGQTAAGSTSQEAPAAPVVASNKNKWVTLALCVFLGFFGAHRFYVGKVGTGVLYIFTVGGLGFGWIIDMVMICCNKFTDSTGAVVGLKVAEYTRQPDPDLAEASLEEQREAAAETARAYGYTVIESGAQDNADK, from the coding sequence ATGGGAATGAGATTTAGAAAGAGCAAAAAGATCGCGCCGGGTGTTCGCCTGAACCTGAGCGCAAAGAGCGCAAGCGTATCAATCGGCCCGAAGGGTTTCAAGAAAACATTCAGCACCAGCGGCAGAGTGACAACAACGGTGGGGATCCCGGGTACCGGGCTTTCCTACTCCACAAGTAAGAAAACGGGCCAGACTGCTGCCGGTTCCACCTCTCAGGAGGCGCCTGCTGCCCCCGTGGTGGCTTCCAATAAAAACAAGTGGGTAACTCTTGCCCTCTGTGTGTTCCTCGGCTTCTTTGGGGCTCACCGCTTCTATGTTGGCAAGGTCGGCACCGGAGTCCTTTATATTTTCACTGTCGGCGGTCTGGGCTTCGGCTGGATCATTGACATGGTTATGATCTGTTGCAACAAATTCACCGACAGCACCGGCGCGGTGGTTGGTCTGAAGGTTGCTGAGTATACCAGACAGCCGGATCCTGATCTTGCAGAGGCTTCTCTGGAGGAGCAGCGGGAGGCAGCGGCCGAGACTGCCAGAGCTTACGGCTATACCGTAATAGAGTCAGGCGCTCAGGATAATGCCGACAAGTAA
- a CDS encoding DUF6273 domain-containing protein yields the protein MPKLIQTTTTETETTWKGLANLIKGGGGTLKIGDIITEKTLDGEEMDLVVVDMGPGWARFESKDCLPVEVAYNQNNRNAGGFADSDVKRYLNEEVFNSLPEELRNVIAEVERKQENGESSLCRLFLPTESELFGDCCYSEDDTYSQIEYYKDRRNRIKCNRKGGSPDWYWTASVRSGGSTGCVSVSYHGHSYDWSASTELYVPVCFVIQ from the coding sequence ATGCCTAAGTTAATTCAGACAACCACAACAGAGACAGAAACAACATGGAAAGGACTCGCTAACCTGATAAAAGGAGGCGGCGGCACATTAAAGATCGGCGACATTATCACAGAGAAAACCCTCGACGGCGAGGAAATGGATCTCGTAGTCGTTGACATGGGCCCGGGCTGGGCTCGCTTCGAGAGTAAGGATTGCCTGCCGGTAGAGGTTGCCTACAACCAGAACAACAGAAACGCCGGAGGCTTCGCAGACTCAGACGTCAAGCGCTACTTAAACGAGGAAGTTTTCAACAGTCTGCCGGAGGAGCTTCGCAATGTGATCGCCGAGGTTGAGCGTAAGCAGGAAAACGGCGAGAGCTCACTCTGTCGCCTCTTTTTACCCACCGAGTCGGAGCTGTTCGGGGACTGCTGCTATTCAGAGGACGACACATACAGCCAGATCGAATACTACAAGGACCGCCGCAACCGTATCAAGTGCAACAGAAAAGGTGGATCACCTGATTGGTACTGGACCGCTTCTGTCAGGAGTGGCGGCTCGACTGGTTGCGTGTCCGTCAGCTACCACGGGCACTCCTACGACTGGAGCGCCAGCACCGAGCTTTACGTCCCGGTCTGCTTCGTAATTCAGTAA
- a CDS encoding DNA cytosine methyltransferase: MKILDKKRYRVRKLTPTEYGRLQAFPMEHWEQVVSDSQAYKQFGNAVTTTVATGVAESITDFLSHVGILKEDTTMEEMNKATSAQAQTENPAIAQITAILQPKKERLTELMNEESQLRTEVEALELAISTIQNGGKENA, translated from the coding sequence GTGAAAATTTTAGATAAAAAACGATACAGAGTCAGAAAGCTAACCCCAACGGAATACGGACGCCTGCAGGCGTTTCCTATGGAACATTGGGAGCAGGTAGTCTCAGACTCTCAGGCTTATAAGCAATTCGGTAATGCAGTAACCACAACCGTTGCAACCGGCGTAGCTGAGTCGATAACGGACTTTTTGAGCCACGTCGGAATATTAAAGGAGGACACCACAATGGAAGAAATGAACAAAGCAACCAGCGCTCAGGCGCAGACTGAAAACCCAGCCATAGCCCAGATAACTGCTATTTTGCAGCCTAAAAAGGAAAGGCTCACAGAGCTCATGAACGAAGAAAGTCAGCTCAGAACAGAGGTTGAGGCTCTCGAGCTTGCTATTTCAACAATTCAGAACGGAGGGAAAGAAAATGCCTAA
- a CDS encoding helix-turn-helix domain-containing protein — MAEINDRIKERRLAAGKTLLEVAEYLGVKEATAQRYESGEIKNIKHETIVSLAQLFNCSPAYLMGWESKAVVNDFPLSDIEKEIIIAYRKTDAIGKACVLRTLGVDEKGDNQKMA; from the coding sequence ATGGCCGAGATCAACGACCGAATAAAGGAGCGGCGGCTCGCAGCCGGCAAAACGCTGTTAGAAGTGGCTGAGTATTTAGGAGTCAAAGAAGCGACAGCGCAGCGGTACGAGAGCGGAGAAATAAAGAACATTAAGCATGAGACGATCGTCTCACTGGCTCAGCTCTTTAATTGTTCTCCGGCGTACCTTATGGGCTGGGAGTCAAAGGCGGTTGTCAATGATTTCCCGCTATCTGATATAGAGAAGGAAATAATCATAGCATACCGCAAAACCGACGCAATAGGCAAGGCTTGTGTGCTTCGCACGCTCGGCGTTGACGAAAAAGGGGACAATCAAAAAATGGCATAA
- a CDS encoding helix-turn-helix domain-containing protein, with translation MAEIYKTDYIEIKKIMAEKEIKTIKELAEKTGINRNTLSNILNGKVQPSSDVMEKLVFSLEIPPEKAGRIFFSLILRTA, from the coding sequence ATGGCAGAAATTTATAAAACCGACTACATCGAGATCAAAAAGATCATGGCAGAGAAAGAAATCAAAACAATTAAGGAGCTCGCGGAGAAAACCGGGATCAATAGAAACACACTTAGCAACATATTAAACGGGAAAGTGCAGCCCTCGTCCGACGTCATGGAAAAGCTCGTATTTTCTCTGGAGATCCCGCCAGAAAAGGCCGGCCGTATTTTTTTTAGCCTTATCTTACGCACCGCGTAA
- a CDS encoding 3'-5' exonuclease, whose translation MQQFKKIVFFDTETTGLDPEKDQIIELAAALVTENGIELKIDAFCKLPEGEKIPEKIVELTHITDDMLADKGIDYREACRIFCNMLHSDSEVLLVAHNIQFDLLFILEMFKRCGMVPKAPKLRALDSLTVYKDRAAYPHKLANAIEHYGLADKVQNSHRAIDDVLALYEVTKAMSEERDDLTDYIDLLGYNPKYGITGRKLRQITYMPQSYKLGCRLPDLMNGGGSCE comes from the coding sequence TTGCAGCAGTTTAAGAAAATTGTATTTTTCGATACTGAGACAACCGGCCTCGATCCTGAAAAGGATCAGATCATCGAGCTGGCTGCTGCTCTCGTAACCGAAAACGGCATAGAGCTCAAAATCGACGCTTTTTGCAAGCTGCCGGAGGGCGAAAAGATACCGGAGAAGATCGTCGAGCTGACTCATATCACCGACGACATGCTGGCAGATAAAGGGATCGACTACCGCGAAGCCTGCAGGATCTTCTGCAATATGCTCCACAGTGACAGCGAGGTGCTGCTGGTGGCTCACAATATCCAGTTTGACCTGCTTTTCATTCTGGAAATGTTCAAGCGCTGCGGCATGGTTCCGAAAGCTCCAAAGCTCCGGGCACTCGACTCCCTGACAGTATACAAGGACCGCGCGGCATACCCGCACAAGCTGGCGAACGCGATCGAACACTACGGCCTCGCTGACAAGGTCCAGAACAGCCACAGAGCGATCGACGACGTTCTGGCGCTCTACGAGGTGACTAAGGCCATGAGCGAAGAACGGGACGACCTGACGGACTACATCGACCTTCTGGGCTACAACCCGAAGTACGGCATAACCGGCCGGAAATTGAGACAGATCACATACATGCCCCAGTCTTACAAGCTCGGGTGCAGACTGCCGGATCTTATGAATGGAGGTGGATCTTGTGAGTAA
- a CDS encoding DNA adenine methylase, protein MKYMGSKAKVARYIVPIIQEQIERSGYETYLEPFCGGCNVIDKIEAPQRIASDCNKYLIALMQHIQAGGELPGYIEREEYAKVRANRDDYPEWYAGYVGFVASYNGRFFDGGYSGKTQTTGGLRDYQDEGRRNIEAQRDKLKDVIFLHKDYRAWNPTGCVIYMDPPYENTKQYKSVEIFDHADFWRVARLWSHDNIVLISEQEAPDDFVPVWIHSVTRTMNQNKTIAATEKLFVAKEVLEREEIVAAV, encoded by the coding sequence ATGAAATACATGGGAAGCAAGGCGAAAGTCGCCCGCTACATCGTGCCGATCATTCAGGAACAGATCGAGCGCTCCGGCTATGAGACCTATCTCGAGCCATTCTGCGGCGGCTGCAATGTGATCGACAAGATCGAAGCCCCGCAGCGGATCGCCAGCGATTGCAACAAGTACCTGATCGCCCTCATGCAGCACATTCAGGCAGGCGGCGAGCTCCCGGGCTACATCGAGCGCGAGGAATACGCCAAAGTCCGAGCCAACCGCGACGACTACCCGGAATGGTACGCAGGCTATGTCGGTTTTGTGGCTTCGTATAATGGCAGATTTTTCGACGGCGGCTACTCTGGCAAGACTCAGACAACCGGAGGACTCCGTGACTATCAGGACGAGGGCCGGCGCAACATCGAGGCGCAGCGGGACAAGCTGAAGGACGTCATTTTCTTACATAAGGACTACCGGGCATGGAACCCGACCGGGTGCGTCATTTACATGGATCCACCCTACGAGAACACAAAGCAGTATAAATCGGTTGAAATTTTCGACCACGCGGACTTCTGGAGAGTCGCACGGCTCTGGAGCCATGACAACATTGTACTAATCAGCGAGCAGGAAGCTCCTGACGACTTCGTGCCGGTGTGGATCCACAGCGTAACCCGCACCATGAACCAAAATAAGACGATAGCAGCCACCGAAAAGCTATTCGTTGCGAAGGAGGTGCTCGAGCGCGAGGAAATTGTTGCAGCAGTTTAA
- a CDS encoding recombinase family protein, with the protein MPTSKNTARKYAAGGSSDNSCGVEPLRAVIYARYSSSGQREESIEGQLRDCYEFAKKHGIIVIGEYIDKAMTGRVDRRPDFQRMMKDSEKGRFNCVLLWKMDRFARNRYDSAMYKYKLKKNGIRIFYAKETIPDGPEGIILESVMEGYAEYYSENLAQNVKRGNYDSALELKTLGKTCLGLKTGPDGRYMIDQAEAAIVRRIFEEYAEGERAKDIYERLNSEGYRTSRGGKFNKNSLRRILSNKKYIGVYEYEDIYVENGIPAIITDRDLFERVQKMLKINHDAPARGKAQNFLLTTKLFCGLCGSPMIGDGGTSHTGKAYAYYSCTKRKRGRSCKKESVPKDWIEDLVVGELVKIVHNDELIEQIADRVMEYQKREKDQSGLHALEIRQKENEKAISNMLAAIEAGIITPSTKTRLMELEADRADIEKGIAHELLAEPEFERDQIIYFLERFRSGDINDEAYRIMLVDTFLNSVYLYDDDHLVLVMNYSGENCKVDLKLVEGAVSGDGCKGSAFAPSSALKKDSVFTGSFFLFMIIECSRSAHSIICSWMR; encoded by the coding sequence ATGCCGACAAGTAAAAACACGGCTCGAAAATATGCCGCAGGAGGTAGCTCGGATAATTCCTGCGGCGTAGAGCCATTACGGGCGGTCATATACGCAAGATATTCCAGCAGCGGCCAGCGTGAGGAGTCGATCGAGGGACAGCTCCGCGACTGCTACGAGTTCGCCAAAAAGCACGGCATTATTGTCATAGGCGAATACATCGACAAGGCAATGACTGGACGAGTGGACCGGCGGCCAGACTTTCAAAGAATGATGAAGGACAGCGAGAAGGGTCGCTTTAATTGCGTTTTGCTCTGGAAAATGGACCGTTTTGCCCGGAACCGTTACGACTCAGCCATGTATAAATATAAGCTCAAAAAGAACGGGATCCGTATTTTCTACGCAAAAGAGACCATACCGGACGGCCCGGAGGGTATTATATTAGAGTCAGTAATGGAGGGCTACGCTGAGTATTACAGCGAAAACCTCGCCCAGAACGTGAAGCGCGGCAACTACGACAGCGCGCTGGAGCTCAAAACACTGGGAAAGACCTGCCTCGGGTTGAAAACCGGCCCAGACGGTCGCTATATGATAGATCAGGCCGAGGCCGCTATCGTTCGCAGGATCTTCGAGGAGTATGCCGAGGGTGAGCGCGCGAAGGATATATACGAGAGACTAAACTCAGAGGGCTACCGGACGAGCCGGGGCGGTAAATTCAACAAGAATAGCCTCCGGCGTATTCTATCGAATAAAAAATATATTGGTGTCTATGAGTATGAGGACATTTATGTCGAGAATGGGATCCCGGCCATAATTACCGATCGGGATCTATTTGAGAGGGTTCAGAAAATGCTAAAAATAAACCACGACGCACCGGCCAGAGGCAAGGCGCAAAATTTCCTGCTTACAACAAAATTGTTTTGCGGGCTTTGTGGTTCTCCGATGATAGGCGACGGCGGCACCAGCCACACCGGGAAAGCATACGCCTATTACTCATGTACGAAGCGCAAGCGCGGCCGGAGCTGCAAGAAGGAGTCGGTGCCTAAAGACTGGATCGAGGACCTTGTTGTCGGCGAGCTTGTCAAGATCGTACACAACGACGAACTGATCGAGCAGATTGCCGATCGCGTCATGGAGTACCAGAAAAGAGAAAAGGATCAGTCCGGCCTTCATGCGTTGGAGATCCGGCAGAAAGAAAACGAGAAAGCAATCAGCAACATGCTGGCAGCCATTGAAGCCGGCATAATTACCCCGAGTACAAAAACCCGGCTCATGGAGCTGGAGGCTGATCGCGCGGACATTGAAAAGGGAATAGCTCACGAGCTCTTAGCAGAGCCAGAGTTCGAGCGGGATCAAATTATCTACTTTTTAGAGAGGTTCCGCTCTGGAGATATAAACGACGAGGCGTACCGCATTATGTTGGTCGATACGTTCCTAAATTCCGTCTATTTGTACGACGACGATCATCTGGTTTTAGTGATGAATTACTCAGGAGAGAATTGCAAGGTTGATCTCAAACTGGTGGAAGGCGCTGTCAGTGGTGACGGTTGCAAAGGTTCAGCTTTTGCGCCGTCAAGCGCATTGAAAAAAGATTCAGTTTTTACTGGATCTTTTTTCTTATTCATGATAATAGAATGTTCACGGAGCGCGCATTCTATTATTTGCTCTTGGATGAGATAA
- a CDS encoding ERF family protein, with translation MQEEQKETAAGSPVASFQTRRDKPIEVMSLQEKFIELRRQIPRIEKGQHSEEVPYKFAKIDDVWRAITPTMNELGVNFDIIQEENAQIKTMNTQHGGLMFLYESDLTMRWTNADNEDDTDEAQTHAIAWNDDPAKAKGSAWTYAIKYYLFEKFSIDMGETDPDMKGKPSAQTASQPVRNAAGNQQSQQGNKTAQSGQNGAEKKLTAAQLDRMYRKAQDAGLSKEQTDGRINYLYSKKPADMTRAEYDDICKRMDDTARELRNGGNRQ, from the coding sequence ATGCAAGAAGAACAGAAAGAAACCGCAGCGGGCTCCCCGGTTGCCTCATTCCAGACGCGGCGGGACAAACCGATCGAGGTAATGAGCCTGCAGGAGAAATTCATCGAACTGCGGCGCCAGATCCCGAGGATTGAAAAGGGCCAGCACAGCGAGGAGGTTCCCTATAAGTTTGCAAAGATTGACGACGTCTGGAGAGCTATCACTCCCACGATGAATGAGCTCGGCGTCAACTTCGACATTATTCAGGAGGAAAACGCCCAAATTAAAACCATGAACACGCAGCACGGCGGCCTTATGTTCCTTTATGAGTCCGATCTGACAATGCGCTGGACCAATGCAGACAACGAGGACGACACCGACGAGGCCCAGACTCATGCAATCGCATGGAACGACGATCCGGCCAAAGCTAAAGGCAGCGCGTGGACCTATGCTATAAAATATTATCTTTTTGAAAAATTCAGCATTGACATGGGCGAGACTGATCCAGACATGAAGGGCAAGCCAAGCGCTCAAACAGCCTCACAGCCGGTCAGAAATGCCGCAGGCAATCAACAGAGCCAACAAGGCAATAAAACCGCTCAGAGCGGCCAGAATGGAGCCGAGAAAAAGCTCACAGCGGCCCAGCTCGACAGAATGTACCGGAAAGCTCAGGACGCCGGGCTCTCCAAAGAGCAGACAGACGGCAGGATCAATTATTTATACAGCAAGAAACCAGCCGACATGACTCGGGCAGAGTATGACGACATTTGCAAGCGCATGGACGACACA